A stretch of the Polyangiaceae bacterium genome encodes the following:
- a CDS encoding AAA family ATPase: MPSAWSEVRRQPRACPPRKTMSNARFWFVPLKDIAPAEQQAQLAAKEDVRASDLPASFNVPSKLHQEGIRAGHVLALHDGDTVTALARVLALDSASSLHWRRLPMLEAPELSATPELREVTSTEAQQFKVGIDAVLRDVPASSVATATPTTTAASGARYWKVAPGRNGIAWPEWRQRGIAAIGWPDLGDISTLAEADFQALSKAKYNKSKRSEGPYQVWLFRAIQPGDRVIANNGRTSILGVGTVTEGYRYRPGEHTVEGEDFPHQIKVKWDDTTARDIEDQADWTRTLRELPQEKFETLVGGSGAVPFSVTDPSNIILYGPPGTGKTYNVRRRALELLGDATATDAPNDHVQAEWERLRQAGQIVFCTFHQAFAYEEFVEGLRAITDEEGDVHYRVEPGIFKRIAATAAQQRKAAFVLVIDEINRANIARVFGELITLLEPDKRLGNPNELRVQLPSSKEWFGVPPNLHVVGTMNTADRSIALMDVALRRRFTFEEMMPDADALSDALAEANVDEALRTLVVAVFTKLNERLRYLYDREHQIGHAYFFGVRSFDGLRAVFADCILPLLQEYFYGQWDKVALALGYPIKADGTPKEVRGTEHGSGTFLTTQKLDEKTVLGFDHDEYVDQVAWDVHPAFRPRGKAGDTWLKQAFEELVRAKGT; this comes from the coding sequence ATGCCTTCCGCCTGGTCGGAGGTGCGGCGGCAGCCGCGAGCGTGCCCCCCGAGGAAGACGATGAGTAATGCCCGCTTCTGGTTCGTCCCCCTGAAGGACATCGCGCCCGCCGAGCAGCAAGCCCAGCTCGCCGCGAAGGAGGACGTGCGCGCGAGCGACCTGCCCGCGTCGTTCAACGTCCCGTCAAAGCTCCATCAAGAGGGCATTCGCGCGGGCCACGTGCTCGCTCTGCACGACGGCGACACCGTAACGGCGCTCGCGCGCGTGCTGGCGCTAGACAGTGCGAGCTCGCTGCACTGGCGACGCCTACCGATGCTGGAGGCGCCGGAGCTGTCGGCGACGCCGGAGCTGCGCGAGGTCACAAGCACGGAGGCCCAGCAGTTCAAGGTCGGCATCGACGCCGTCCTTCGCGACGTGCCCGCGAGCAGCGTCGCGACGGCGACGCCAACCACCACGGCCGCCTCTGGCGCGCGCTACTGGAAGGTCGCTCCCGGTCGAAACGGCATCGCGTGGCCCGAGTGGCGACAGCGAGGCATCGCGGCCATCGGCTGGCCCGACCTCGGCGACATCTCCACGCTCGCCGAGGCTGACTTCCAAGCGCTCTCCAAGGCCAAGTACAACAAGAGCAAGCGCAGCGAGGGGCCGTACCAGGTGTGGCTGTTCCGCGCGATTCAGCCCGGGGACCGCGTCATCGCCAACAACGGGAGGACGTCGATCCTCGGCGTCGGCACCGTCACCGAGGGCTACCGGTATCGGCCCGGCGAGCACACCGTCGAGGGCGAGGACTTCCCGCACCAGATCAAGGTGAAGTGGGACGACACCACCGCGCGCGACATCGAGGACCAGGCAGACTGGACGCGCACGCTGCGCGAGCTGCCGCAGGAGAAGTTCGAGACGCTCGTCGGCGGTAGCGGAGCCGTCCCGTTCTCGGTCACCGACCCGAGCAACATCATCCTCTACGGCCCGCCCGGCACCGGGAAGACGTACAACGTGCGAAGGCGCGCCCTCGAGCTGCTGGGCGACGCGACCGCCACCGACGCACCGAACGATCATGTGCAAGCCGAGTGGGAGCGGCTGCGCCAGGCGGGGCAGATCGTCTTCTGCACGTTCCACCAGGCCTTCGCCTACGAGGAGTTCGTCGAAGGCCTGCGCGCCATCACCGACGAAGAAGGCGACGTCCACTACCGAGTCGAGCCCGGCATCTTCAAGCGCATCGCCGCCACGGCGGCGCAGCAACGGAAGGCCGCCTTCGTCCTCGTTATCGATGAGATCAACCGCGCCAATATCGCGCGCGTCTTCGGCGAGCTGATCACGCTGCTCGAACCCGACAAGCGGCTCGGCAACCCGAACGAACTGCGCGTGCAGCTCCCGTCGTCGAAGGAGTGGTTCGGCGTGCCGCCGAACCTGCACGTCGTCGGCACCATGAACACCGCCGACCGCTCCATCGCGCTGATGGACGTCGCGCTGCGCCGCCGGTTCACCTTCGAGGAGATGATGCCCGACGCCGACGCGCTGAGCGATGCGCTCGCCGAGGCGAACGTCGACGAGGCGTTGCGCACGCTTGTCGTCGCGGTGTTCACGAAGCTCAACGAGCGCCTGCGCTACCTCTACGACCGCGAGCACCAGATCGGGCACGCCTACTTCTTCGGCGTGCGCTCGTTCGATGGTCTGCGTGCCGTCTTCGCCGACTGCATCCTCCCGCTGCTTCAGGAGTACTTCTACGGCCAGTGGGACAAGGTCGCACTCGCACTCGGCTACCCGATCAAGGCCGACGGCACGCCGAAGGAGGTGCGCGGCACCGAGCACGGCAGCGGCACCTTCCTCACGACGCAGAAGCTCGACGAGAAGACCGTGCTGGGCTTCGACCACGACGAGTACGTCGACCAGGTCGCGTGGGACGTGCATCCGGCCTTCCGCCCGCGCGGCAAGGCTGGCGATACGTGGCTGAAGCAGGCCTTCGAAGAGCTGGTTAGAGCCAAGGGGACCTGA